In Luteitalea sp. TBR-22, one genomic interval encodes:
- the asnB gene encoding asparagine synthase (glutamine-hydrolyzing) yields the protein MCGIVAIADRDPRALVSAEALRAMARTLVHRGPEDEGVITRPGGGLGFRRLSFMDIPGGQQPFTNEAGNVHVVGNGEIYNYPELKAQLTGLGHRFRSGSDIEAVLHAYEEWGYEAFVRLRGMFAVALYDERTQALVAARDRAGEKPLFYAPTPQGLFVGSEVKALLARPEVPRTFDLASLDQFLTYEYVIAPRTLFASIRKLPAAHYLVYREGKVHVARYWDVAETPVRAWDAEEAAVAVREALSAAVDRQMMSDVPLGVFLSGGIDSSAIAAFMAESAKRRGVTVTSFSMGFRDQSYNELPYARAIAQRFGLTHVEDMVTADVAALFDPLVSHLDEPFADVSFFPTYLVSRLARQHVKGVLAGDGGDELFGGYDAYAAQALAARLTRVTPDVAWRLADRVAQLVPPSEQKKGALNKVKRFLQGVTSADHDLGHYRWMTFMDPASRRRLYTPAMREAALGGDVHREVREALGAYRADDAVNRELYADLRVYLADDILVKVDRMSMATSLETRAPFLDPEVMELAFSLPGHLKVRGSERKIVLKQALRGVLPDSILFRKKEGFSIPMKNWLRRELQPLMRELLSEPRLVRRGLFEPREVSRLIAEHVDGRANHAHQLFSLMVFERWADALEAPVQLPRVVAAS from the coding sequence ATGTGCGGCATCGTCGCCATCGCCGATCGTGATCCCCGCGCGCTCGTGAGCGCCGAAGCCCTGCGCGCCATGGCGCGCACCCTCGTGCACCGCGGGCCCGAGGACGAGGGCGTGATCACGCGCCCGGGTGGCGGCCTCGGGTTCCGCCGGTTGTCCTTCATGGACATCCCCGGCGGGCAGCAGCCCTTCACCAACGAGGCCGGCAACGTCCACGTGGTCGGCAACGGGGAGATCTACAACTACCCGGAGCTCAAGGCGCAACTGACCGGACTGGGCCATCGCTTCCGCTCGGGGTCCGACATCGAGGCCGTGCTCCACGCGTACGAGGAGTGGGGCTACGAGGCGTTCGTGCGCCTGCGGGGCATGTTCGCCGTGGCCTTGTACGACGAGCGCACCCAGGCGCTGGTGGCGGCGCGCGACCGGGCGGGCGAGAAGCCGTTGTTCTACGCGCCGACGCCGCAGGGGCTGTTCGTCGGCTCGGAGGTGAAGGCGCTGCTGGCGCGTCCGGAGGTGCCACGCACCTTCGACCTCGCCTCGCTCGACCAGTTCCTCACCTACGAGTACGTGATCGCGCCGCGCACGCTGTTTGCGTCGATCCGCAAGCTGCCGGCGGCGCATTACCTCGTGTACCGCGAGGGCAAGGTGCACGTGGCGCGGTACTGGGACGTCGCTGAGACGCCGGTGCGCGCCTGGGACGCGGAGGAGGCGGCGGTAGCGGTCCGCGAGGCCCTGTCGGCTGCGGTGGACCGCCAGATGATGTCCGACGTACCGCTGGGCGTGTTCCTGTCGGGCGGCATCGACTCGAGCGCGATCGCCGCGTTCATGGCCGAGTCGGCGAAGCGGCGCGGCGTCACGGTGACCAGCTTCAGCATGGGCTTCCGTGACCAGAGCTACAACGAGCTGCCGTACGCTCGGGCCATCGCGCAGCGGTTCGGCCTCACGCACGTCGAGGACATGGTCACCGCCGACGTGGCGGCGCTGTTCGATCCGCTGGTCTCGCACCTCGACGAGCCCTTCGCCGACGTCTCGTTCTTCCCGACGTACCTGGTCTCGCGCCTGGCGCGTCAGCACGTCAAGGGCGTGCTCGCCGGCGACGGGGGCGACGAGTTGTTCGGCGGCTACGACGCCTACGCCGCGCAAGCGCTGGCGGCGCGCCTGACGCGCGTGACCCCGGACGTCGCCTGGCGCCTCGCCGATCGCGTCGCGCAACTGGTGCCCCCGTCGGAGCAGAAGAAGGGCGCACTGAACAAGGTCAAGCGCTTCCTGCAGGGCGTCACCAGCGCCGACCATGACCTCGGGCACTACCGCTGGATGACGTTCATGGACCCGGCGTCCCGTCGCAGGCTCTACACGCCGGCGATGCGCGAGGCGGCGCTCGGCGGCGACGTGCACCGCGAGGTGCGTGAGGCGCTCGGCGCGTATCGCGCCGACGACGCCGTCAATCGCGAGCTGTACGCGGACCTGCGGGTCTACCTGGCCGACGACATCCTGGTGAAGGTCGATCGCATGAGCATGGCGACGTCGCTCGAGACGCGCGCGCCGTTCCTCGATCCCGAGGTGATGGAACTGGCGTTCTCCTTGCCGGGCCACCTCAAGGTGCGCGGCAGCGAGCGGAAGATCGTGCTGAAACAGGCGCTCCGCGGCGTGCTACCCGACAGCATCCTCTTCCGCAAGAAGGAGGGCTTCAGCATCCCGATGAAGAACTGGCTGCGACGGGAACTGCAGCCGCTGATGCGGGAACTGCTGTCGGAGCCGCGCCTGGTGCGCCGCGGCCTGTTCGAGCCACGCGAGGTGTCGCGGCTGATCGCCGAGCACGTCGACGGGCGCGCCAATCACGCGCACCAGTTGTTCTCGCTGATGGTGTTCGAGCGCTGGGCGGATGCGCTCGAGGCCCCGGTTCAGTTGCCGCGCGTCGTCGCGGCCTCGTAG
- a CDS encoding glycerol-3-phosphate dehydrogenase/oxidase, giving the protein MRRDPSRLTTTEFDLLIVGAGIYGATVAWDATQRGLKVALIDRGDFGSGTSFNNAKTVHGGVRSLQRGHLGEMREYLRERRALSHILPHLVHPLPFLMPTSRRLMRHKLALAAYFRLNDLLARDRNDLPDPSKHLPASRVLSRDECLRLAPWIDPHGVTGGIEWHDAQFSNSSRAELAFITSAVRQGLEAANYVQAVGLIRQDSGRVVGVMAQEHLPDPGPPFPIRARAVLLATGGWTADLVRAWGAGTARRVPQWSVAMNLVIEGLGGTHAVGGNARGRLFFLAPWRGATIAGTSHDPWTATAEHLSPRPEYVSQLLADLNVAFPRAGITAAAIRLVHRGLLPASEASATRVTLLRESPFIDHAEDGCPQLYSLVGVRYTTARHSAERAVDTLVRALDASTAPCATATTRLAGGEIDRFDAFLADARRAATPAIPAALIERLVYSYGTAWRDVVSLAEGRPDLLRPLGSVAREGDDAPAPSRAAAPGGPGTDVTGAEILFAVRQEMAVTLGDALLRRTEAGSRGYPGAEATAAATDIMGDELGWSATRRERERQALARTYEAATTRGN; this is encoded by the coding sequence GTGCGACGCGATCCGAGTCGACTCACCACCACCGAGTTCGACCTGCTCATCGTGGGCGCCGGCATCTACGGCGCGACGGTGGCCTGGGACGCCACCCAGCGCGGCCTGAAGGTCGCGCTGATCGACCGGGGCGACTTCGGCAGCGGCACGTCCTTCAACAACGCCAAGACGGTCCACGGTGGCGTCCGCTCGCTGCAGCGCGGCCACCTGGGCGAGATGCGGGAGTACCTGCGCGAGCGGCGCGCGCTCTCGCACATCCTCCCCCACCTGGTCCACCCGCTGCCCTTCCTGATGCCGACGAGCCGACGGCTCATGCGGCACAAGCTGGCGCTCGCCGCGTACTTCCGCCTCAACGACCTGCTGGCCCGCGATCGCAACGACCTGCCGGACCCGAGCAAGCACCTTCCCGCCAGCCGCGTCCTGTCACGCGACGAATGCCTGCGGCTCGCACCCTGGATCGATCCGCACGGCGTCACCGGCGGGATCGAGTGGCATGACGCCCAGTTCTCCAACAGCTCGCGTGCCGAACTGGCCTTCATCACCAGCGCCGTCCGCCAGGGCCTCGAGGCGGCCAATTACGTCCAGGCCGTGGGGCTGATCCGCCAGGACTCGGGACGGGTGGTCGGCGTGATGGCGCAGGAACACCTGCCGGACCCGGGGCCGCCCTTCCCCATCCGGGCGCGGGCCGTGCTGCTCGCCACGGGCGGCTGGACCGCTGACCTCGTGCGCGCCTGGGGCGCCGGCACGGCGCGCCGGGTGCCGCAGTGGTCGGTGGCGATGAACCTGGTCATCGAGGGCCTCGGCGGGACGCATGCCGTGGGGGGCAACGCGCGCGGCCGCCTCTTCTTCCTGGCCCCCTGGCGTGGCGCCACGATCGCCGGCACCAGCCACGACCCGTGGACCGCGACGGCCGAGCACCTGTCACCGCGACCGGAGTACGTGTCGCAGTTGCTCGCCGACCTGAACGTCGCCTTCCCGCGCGCCGGCATCACGGCTGCGGCGATCCGCCTGGTGCACCGCGGCCTGTTGCCGGCCTCCGAAGCCTCCGCCACCCGCGTCACGCTGCTGCGCGAGAGTCCCTTCATCGACCACGCGGAAGATGGCTGCCCGCAGCTCTACTCGCTGGTCGGCGTGCGATACACCACGGCGCGTCACTCGGCCGAGCGCGCCGTCGACACGCTCGTGCGCGCCCTCGATGCCAGCACGGCGCCCTGTGCGACGGCGACGACCAGGCTCGCCGGTGGCGAGATCGACCGCTTCGACGCGTTCCTCGCCGACGCCAGGCGCGCGGCCACCCCGGCGATCCCCGCCGCATTGATCGAGCGCCTCGTCTACAGCTACGGCACGGCGTGGCGCGACGTGGTGTCGTTGGCCGAGGGTCGCCCCGACCTGCTTCGTCCGCTCGGGAGCGTCGCTCGCGAAGGCGACGACGCGCCCGCGCCATCCAGGGCCGCCGCGCCCGGCGGGCCCGGGACCGACGTGACCGGCGCCGAGATCCTCTTTGCGGTGCGACAGGAGATGGCCGTGACGCTCGGTGATGCGCTGCTGCGACGCACCGAGGCCGGCTCGCGCGGCTACCCTGGCGCCGAGGCCACGGCCGCCGCGACCGACATCATGGGCGACGAACTGGGATGGTCGGCGACCCGCCGCGAGCGTGAACGGCAGGCGCTCGCGCGGACCTACGAGGCCGCGACGACGCGCGGCAACTGA
- a CDS encoding bifunctional 2-polyprenyl-6-hydroxyphenol methylase/3-demethylubiquinol 3-O-methyltransferase UbiG produces MHPTAARPQGPVTAADVAAYWNTRIHDLEMTTHPVGTREFFDDLDDYRFDKLHYLPRLVDFNGFAGKQVLEIGCGIGTDLVRFARGGARVTGVDLASTSIELARQNFALHGLQPDELRVADGAALPFDQASFDVVYCHGVLQYAADAPAVVAEARRVLRPGGVAIFMVYNRVSWLHAMSKVMKVGLEHGDAPVLKLYSIPEFEALLAPFRDVEIVPERFPVASRLHKGWKATAYNSIFVGTFNALPRGWVRRFGWHLMAFCRP; encoded by the coding sequence ATGCACCCGACCGCGGCCCGGCCGCAGGGCCCCGTCACCGCCGCCGACGTCGCCGCCTACTGGAACACGCGCATTCACGACCTCGAGATGACCACCCACCCGGTGGGCACGCGCGAGTTCTTCGACGACCTCGACGACTACCGCTTCGACAAGCTCCATTACCTGCCGCGCCTGGTCGACTTCAACGGCTTCGCGGGCAAGCAGGTGCTCGAGATCGGCTGTGGCATCGGCACCGACCTGGTGCGGTTCGCCAGGGGCGGCGCACGCGTGACCGGCGTCGACCTGGCGTCGACCTCGATCGAGCTGGCTCGGCAGAACTTCGCCCTGCATGGCCTGCAGCCCGACGAGCTGCGCGTGGCCGATGGCGCAGCCCTGCCGTTCGACCAGGCGTCCTTCGACGTCGTCTACTGCCATGGGGTGCTGCAGTACGCCGCCGATGCGCCGGCCGTGGTGGCCGAGGCCCGTCGCGTGCTGCGGCCCGGGGGCGTGGCCATCTTCATGGTCTACAACCGCGTGTCCTGGCTGCACGCGATGTCGAAGGTGATGAAGGTGGGGCTCGAGCACGGCGACGCGCCGGTCCTGAAGCTCTATTCCATCCCCGAGTTCGAGGCGCTCCTGGCGCCGTTCCGCGACGTGGAAATCGTGCCCGAGCGGTTCCCGGTCGCCTCGAGGCTGCACAAGGGATGGAAAGCGACCGCCTACAATTCGATCTTCGTCGGCACCTTCAACGCCCTGCCGAGGGGCTGGGTGCGGCGCTTCGGCTGGCACCTGATGGCATTCTGTCGGCCCTGA
- a CDS encoding DinB family protein → MTIAELLVPEFDQEVARTRKMIALVPEDRFDFKPHEKSMTLGRLASHLAEMPHWLSTTLTTEVFEPGPDMKAFNASSLPAILAELDSRAASARALLATASDEDLAVTWTFRWNGHVVLSLPRHAVIRNMVLNHMVHHRAQLGVYLRLLDIPLPGTYGPSADETRGFA, encoded by the coding sequence GTGACCATCGCTGAACTGCTGGTGCCCGAGTTCGACCAGGAAGTCGCAAGGACGCGCAAGATGATCGCGTTGGTGCCAGAGGACCGCTTCGACTTCAAGCCGCACGAGAAGTCGATGACGCTCGGTCGGCTCGCGTCACATCTGGCCGAGATGCCGCACTGGCTCTCCACGACGCTGACCACCGAGGTCTTCGAGCCCGGCCCGGACATGAAGGCCTTCAACGCGTCGTCGCTGCCGGCCATCCTCGCGGAGCTCGATTCCCGGGCCGCGTCGGCGCGGGCGCTCCTCGCGACGGCGTCCGACGAAGACCTGGCCGTCACCTGGACCTTCAGGTGGAACGGCCATGTGGTGCTGTCGCTGCCGCGCCATGCCGTGATCCGCAACATGGTGCTCAATCACATGGTCCACCATCGCGCGCAGCTGGGCGTGTACCTCCGGCTGCTCGACATCCCGCTGCCCGGTACGTATGGCCCGTCGGCCGACGAGACCCGCGGGTTCGCCTAG
- a CDS encoding S9 family peptidase: MAPARRLPSVVLTVLLGAGVLLARQPAPAPVPAVAPERVTFDTWLDGQARQALDARRARVATLVTRADVEARQRDVRTALRASLGLLPAVSTPLGARVTRTTARQGYRIEHVVFESAPGFRVTANAYVPEGTGPFPAVVGTAGHADEGKASPVYQHAWVSLARRGFLVLAIDPFGQGERLEYPDAAGTGSRVGIGTREHSMTGQQVLLTGRTLGAYMVRDMQRALDYLASRPDVDAARLAVAGNSGGGTQAALLGAVEPRLAAVVVSCYMTSWADMWDVPGPQDAEQILPGFVGLGLDFADFALAAAPRGFLVSSAIKDFFPIAGSRAASAELTRLYDLLGAGDRLARVENDATHGWTQPLREGAYQALGRWLGRPGPSAEAAVTTEPETALRVTTTGQLATSGGSHTVRQLNAEEARTLARTRPAVTDDALRRLLHLYRTGPHGRIAERSGSATTMAGERLAIELYDGLRLPARFRASTTPSRRVVLLLDDRGAIHQDAAIDSLARSGQHVLAVDVRGTGVLGPRAGSSGYGADYQFAARAWLLGTSVVTWQVHDIHASLAVLDALVPGGAPEVTIHARGQTVPAAVFAAQHLRPAGLVLEEGPVSYEDVASSDTHAGLTLAVMPGVLQVTDLPELVARLAPVPVRLVRPRAPDGGAIAAADVGRRFGSAILGNVTIDAPR, translated from the coding sequence ATGGCTCCGGCGCGCCGCCTCCCTTCAGTCGTCCTCACCGTCCTCCTGGGGGCCGGCGTGCTGCTCGCACGCCAGCCCGCTCCCGCACCCGTTCCGGCTGTCGCGCCCGAACGGGTCACCTTCGACACGTGGCTCGATGGCCAGGCCAGGCAGGCTCTGGACGCGCGGCGTGCCCGCGTGGCGACGCTGGTCACGCGGGCCGACGTCGAGGCGCGGCAACGGGACGTCCGAACGGCGCTGCGCGCCTCGCTGGGGCTGCTCCCCGCCGTGTCCACGCCGCTCGGGGCGAGGGTCACCCGCACCACGGCGCGCCAGGGCTATCGCATCGAGCACGTGGTCTTCGAGAGCGCGCCGGGCTTCCGCGTGACGGCCAACGCCTACGTGCCCGAAGGGACCGGCCCCTTCCCGGCCGTCGTCGGCACCGCCGGGCACGCCGACGAGGGCAAGGCCTCGCCGGTCTATCAGCACGCCTGGGTGTCGCTGGCGCGGCGCGGCTTCCTCGTGCTGGCCATCGACCCCTTCGGACAGGGCGAGCGTCTCGAGTACCCCGACGCCGCCGGCACGGGTTCCCGGGTGGGCATCGGGACGCGTGAGCATTCGATGACGGGTCAGCAGGTGCTGCTGACCGGGCGCACGCTCGGCGCCTACATGGTGCGCGACATGCAGCGCGCGCTCGACTACCTGGCGAGCCGCCCTGACGTCGACGCGGCGCGGCTGGCGGTGGCCGGCAACTCGGGAGGCGGGACGCAGGCGGCGCTGCTGGGCGCGGTGGAGCCGCGGCTCGCTGCCGTGGTGGTCTCCTGCTACATGACCTCGTGGGCCGACATGTGGGACGTGCCGGGGCCACAGGACGCCGAGCAGATCCTGCCCGGCTTCGTCGGGCTGGGACTCGACTTCGCCGACTTCGCGCTCGCCGCCGCGCCGCGTGGCTTCCTGGTGAGCAGCGCGATCAAGGACTTCTTCCCGATCGCCGGCTCGAGGGCCGCCTCTGCCGAGCTGACCCGCCTGTACGACCTGCTCGGCGCCGGCGACCGGCTCGCGCGCGTGGAGAACGACGCGACCCACGGATGGACGCAGCCGTTGCGCGAGGGCGCATACCAGGCACTCGGGCGCTGGCTGGGGCGTCCGGGGCCGAGCGCCGAGGCGGCAGTGACCACCGAACCGGAGACCGCGCTCCGGGTCACCACGACCGGGCAGTTGGCGACCTCCGGCGGCAGCCACACCGTCCGTCAGTTGAACGCCGAAGAAGCTCGCACCCTCGCGAGGACTCGCCCGGCCGTGACCGACGACGCGCTGCGCCGCCTGCTACACCTCTACCGCACGGGTCCCCACGGCCGCATCGCCGAGCGCAGCGGCAGCGCGACGACGATGGCCGGTGAGCGCCTCGCCATCGAGCTGTACGACGGCCTGCGCCTGCCGGCGCGCTTCCGCGCCTCGACGACGCCGAGTCGCCGCGTGGTGCTGCTCCTCGACGATCGCGGGGCCATCCACCAGGATGCCGCCATCGACTCGCTCGCGCGCAGCGGGCAGCACGTGCTGGCGGTGGACGTGCGCGGCACGGGAGTCCTGGGGCCGCGCGCCGGCAGCAGCGGATACGGCGCCGACTACCAGTTCGCGGCGCGCGCCTGGCTGCTCGGCACCAGCGTGGTGACATGGCAGGTGCACGACATCCACGCGAGCCTCGCGGTGCTCGATGCCCTCGTGCCCGGCGGGGCTCCCGAGGTCACCATCCACGCGCGGGGCCAGACGGTGCCGGCCGCCGTGTTCGCGGCGCAGCACCTGCGCCCTGCAGGTCTGGTGCTCGAGGAGGGCCCGGTGAGCTACGAGGACGTCGCCAGCTCCGACACGCACGCGGGACTGACGCTGGCCGTGATGCCCGGCGTCCTGCAGGTCACCGACCTTCCCGAGCTGGTCGCGCGCCTGGCCCCCGTGCCGGTGAGGCTCGTGCGTCCGCGCGCCCCCGACGGAGGGGCGATCGCCGCTGCCGACGTCGGCCGCCGGTTCGGCAGCGCCATCCTCGGGAACGTGACCATCGACGCGCCGCGCTGA
- a CDS encoding glycosyltransferase family 2 protein has product MNGNGAIRTLSVLVPIYNERHTVERLLRSVAAVDTGLEVEILAGDDGSTDGTRDILQALRLPGLRVVLMDRNVGRGGVIKHLWSLATGDVLLHQDADLEYDPADYPALLAPLVLGSADVVYGSRFKGHIAGMRWLNRLGNHTMSAATRALYGVRVSDLMTCYKAYRRTLVTDLHIDADGFDFEAEFTARLAQRGARFTEVPIRFAGRTFEEGKKIRAVDAVRVMRELVRCKVTEAARG; this is encoded by the coding sequence ATGAACGGCAACGGAGCGATCAGGACGCTCAGCGTCCTGGTGCCCATCTACAACGAGCGCCACACCGTGGAGCGCCTGCTGCGATCGGTGGCGGCGGTGGACACCGGCCTCGAGGTCGAGATCCTCGCCGGCGACGACGGATCGACCGACGGCACGCGCGACATCCTGCAGGCATTGCGGCTGCCCGGGCTGCGCGTCGTGCTGATGGACCGCAACGTCGGGCGCGGCGGCGTCATCAAGCACCTGTGGTCGCTGGCCACCGGCGACGTGCTCCTGCACCAGGACGCCGACCTCGAGTACGACCCCGCCGACTATCCGGCGCTGCTCGCGCCGCTGGTGCTCGGGTCGGCCGACGTCGTCTACGGGAGCCGCTTCAAGGGACACATCGCGGGGATGCGCTGGCTGAACCGGCTGGGCAACCACACGATGAGCGCCGCGACGCGGGCGCTGTACGGCGTGCGCGTCTCCGACCTCATGACCTGCTACAAGGCCTACCGGAGGACGCTGGTGACCGACCTGCACATCGACGCCGACGGCTTCGACTTCGAGGCGGAGTTCACCGCGCGCCTGGCGCAGCGCGGGGCGCGCTTCACGGAGGTGCCCATCCGCTTCGCCGGGCGCACGTTCGAGGAGGGCAAGAAGATCCGCGCGGTGGATGCGGTGCGCGTGATGCGCGAGCTGGTGCGCTGCAAGGTGACGGAGGCCGCACGTGGCTAG
- a CDS encoding sugar phosphate nucleotidyltransferase, translating to MASAPMVGVILAAGKGARMYPFSEQRPKPVLPILNRPLLGYQIDVMREAGITDIHIVVGHRGYQVASALGDGATLGVRIRYVEQETTLGLAHAVGALESRIDGPFVLMLGDIQFHLCGPLRPLMDEVSCGAVNANLVSREEPDPEMLRRNFAILADDAGRVRRVIEKPRFSTTRLKGCGLYVFDERIFDAIRRTPRTALRDEYEITDSIQIMIEDGWVVRHHPIVSRDLNLTRAEDLLMINLAELARRSLPRLVSPSAQLAPGTVVEHSVIGPDVIVRHPIRIVDSVIMPGAHVEARHDLTQVVTDGEHLVYCPDLDLQVTS from the coding sequence GTGGCTAGCGCTCCGATGGTCGGCGTGATCCTCGCGGCGGGGAAGGGTGCCCGCATGTACCCCTTCTCCGAGCAGCGGCCCAAGCCGGTGTTGCCCATCCTCAACCGCCCGTTGCTCGGCTACCAGATCGACGTGATGCGTGAGGCCGGGATTACCGACATCCACATCGTGGTCGGGCATCGCGGCTACCAGGTGGCGTCGGCGCTCGGCGACGGCGCGACCCTCGGGGTGCGGATCCGGTACGTCGAGCAGGAGACGACACTCGGCCTGGCGCACGCCGTAGGGGCCCTGGAATCGCGCATCGACGGCCCGTTCGTGCTCATGCTGGGCGACATCCAGTTCCACCTGTGCGGCCCGCTGCGGCCCCTGATGGACGAGGTGTCGTGCGGGGCAGTCAATGCCAATCTGGTGAGTCGCGAAGAGCCCGACCCCGAGATGCTGCGGCGCAACTTCGCCATCCTCGCCGACGACGCGGGCCGCGTGCGTCGCGTCATCGAGAAGCCCCGGTTCTCGACGACGCGGTTGAAGGGATGCGGGCTCTACGTGTTCGACGAGCGGATCTTCGACGCCATCCGGCGGACGCCCCGCACCGCCCTGCGCGACGAGTACGAGATCACCGACAGCATCCAGATCATGATCGAGGACGGCTGGGTGGTGCGGCACCATCCGATCGTCAGCCGCGACCTGAACCTGACGCGCGCCGAGGACCTGCTGATGATCAACCTGGCCGAACTGGCGCGCCGGAGCCTGCCGCGGTTGGTGTCGCCCTCGGCGCAGCTGGCGCCGGGCACCGTAGTGGAGCACAGCGTCATCGGCCCCGACGTGATCGTGCGTCATCCGATCCGCATCGTCGACTCGGTGATCATGCCCGGCGCGCACGTCGAGGCCCGTCACGACCTGACGCAGGTGGTGACCGATGGCGAGCACCTGGTCTATTGCCCCGACCTCGATCTGCAGGTCACCTCGTGA
- a CDS encoding NAD-dependent epimerase/dehydratase family protein: protein MTPRHALVTGGAGFIGSHVVAALRAGGAAVTVLDDLSMGRREAVPAAARFIHGDVRDEAAVRRALDGVDVVFHLAAQVTVRGSFARFYEDLDTNVMGTACLVRALDPSRVRWFTLASSMAVYADSPDGHPVAETHPTTPQSPYGVGKLAAEGVARQVLAMRGVPCTVLRYFNTFGPGQAYTPYVGVITIFLTRLLRGEVPVIFGDGEQQRDFVHVQDVAAATVAAVGRPPGTYNVGTGRGTSLTALARLAIDAAGVRGVSPRYEAAQPGELRHSVADVSAARRALGYHPERRLAEEMPRVVADVASRLASSRQA from the coding sequence GTGACGCCCCGTCATGCGCTGGTGACCGGTGGCGCCGGCTTCATCGGCTCCCACGTCGTCGCGGCCCTGAGGGCGGGCGGCGCGGCCGTGACCGTCCTCGACGACCTGTCGATGGGACGCCGGGAGGCCGTGCCCGCCGCTGCGCGGTTCATCCACGGCGACGTGCGCGACGAGGCGGCCGTGCGACGCGCCCTCGACGGCGTCGACGTGGTGTTCCACCTCGCGGCGCAGGTCACGGTGCGCGGGAGCTTCGCGCGGTTCTACGAGGACCTCGACACCAACGTGATGGGCACCGCCTGCCTGGTGCGCGCGCTCGACCCGTCGCGGGTGCGGTGGTTCACGCTGGCCTCGTCGATGGCGGTGTATGCCGACTCGCCCGACGGCCACCCGGTGGCCGAGACGCACCCGACGACGCCGCAGTCGCCGTACGGGGTGGGCAAGCTGGCGGCCGAGGGCGTGGCGCGACAGGTGCTGGCGATGCGCGGGGTGCCGTGCACGGTGCTGCGCTACTTCAACACCTTCGGTCCCGGCCAGGCCTACACCCCCTACGTCGGGGTGATCACCATCTTCCTGACGCGGCTGCTGCGTGGGGAAGTGCCGGTCATCTTCGGCGACGGCGAGCAGCAACGCGACTTCGTGCACGTGCAGGACGTGGCGGCGGCGACGGTCGCCGCGGTCGGACGGCCGCCGGGCACCTACAACGTCGGCACCGGGCGTGGCACGTCGCTCACGGCGCTGGCGCGCCTGGCCATCGACGCGGCAGGTGTGCGCGGTGTCTCGCCACGGTACGAAGCCGCGCAGCCGGGGGAACTCCGGCACTCGGTGGCCGACGTGTCGGCCGCGCGCCGGGCGTTGGGATACCACCCGGAGCGGAGGCTGGCCGAGGAGATGCCCCGGGTCGTGGCCGACGTCGCGTCGCGCCTGGCGTCGTCGCGCCAGGCATAG
- a CDS encoding radical SAM protein, producing the protein MAQVYAAKYLAKAALSAPRDLVNSYIGRVKALHPTVLIFHVTFVCDARCNMCSNWTRGNRKEDMSLEQIEKVFDSPLWKHIENASISGGEPTTRNDLVDIVRVLIDKLPKLRKLTLNTTGLTPHRGIPMLTKIVQMCHERGVIFSTRVSIDGVGDMHNEVRRVKRGFDKAEQTIAAMKELQKTYPFNFGISTTIFSMNLDDAENILAWARREKLDIVFNMVRFTEAMLGNADLAKDIKPVSEEEQRMREFFMDRVRHDPLLDGQNYIYLHYADMIANGYHRTAPCPFQTQGLMLNPDGGMFFCENSNVVGNAVTEDPEAVYFAKASQAHRNYIRDEKCPTCLSPCQMNVAAIKQVVPYAKFLVRASAEKRKAARQPIAATVCP; encoded by the coding sequence ATGGCGCAAGTGTACGCGGCCAAGTATCTCGCCAAGGCCGCTCTCTCCGCTCCGCGGGACCTCGTCAACAGCTACATCGGCCGGGTGAAGGCGCTTCACCCGACCGTGTTGATTTTCCACGTCACCTTCGTGTGCGACGCCCGCTGCAACATGTGCAGCAACTGGACGCGTGGCAACCGCAAGGAGGACATGAGCCTGGAGCAGATCGAGAAGGTCTTCGACTCCCCGCTCTGGAAACACATCGAGAACGCCAGCATCTCGGGTGGGGAGCCGACGACCCGCAACGACCTGGTGGACATCGTCCGCGTGCTGATCGACAAGCTGCCCAAACTCCGGAAGCTGACGCTCAACACGACCGGCCTGACGCCGCATCGCGGCATCCCGATGCTCACCAAGATCGTGCAGATGTGCCACGAGCGGGGCGTCATCTTCAGCACCCGCGTGTCGATCGACGGCGTCGGCGACATGCACAACGAGGTGCGGCGCGTGAAGCGCGGCTTCGACAAGGCCGAGCAGACGATCGCGGCCATGAAGGAGCTCCAGAAGACGTACCCGTTCAACTTCGGGATCTCGACGACGATCTTCTCGATGAACCTCGACGATGCCGAGAACATCCTGGCGTGGGCGCGCCGGGAGAAGCTGGACATCGTGTTCAACATGGTCCGCTTCACCGAGGCCATGCTGGGCAACGCCGACCTGGCCAAGGACATCAAGCCGGTCAGCGAGGAGGAGCAGCGGATGCGCGAGTTCTTCATGGACCGCGTCCGCCACGACCCGCTGCTCGACGGGCAGAACTACATCTACCTGCACTACGCGGACATGATCGCCAACGGCTACCACCGCACGGCGCCCTGCCCGTTCCAGACGCAGGGGTTGATGCTGAACCCTGACGGCGGCATGTTCTTCTGCGAGAACAGCAACGTCGTCGGCAACGCCGTCACCGAGGATCCGGAGGCGGTCTACTTCGCCAAGGCCTCGCAGGCGCACCGCAACTACATCCGCGACGAGAAGTGCCCGACCTGCCTGAGCCCCTGCCAGATGAACGTGGCGGCCATCAAGCAGGTGGTGCCCTACGCGAAGTTCCTGGTGCGCGCCAGCGCCGAGAAGCGCAAGGCGGCGCGCCAGCCGATCGCCGCGACCGTCTGCCCCTGA